The Cydia splendana chromosome Z, ilCydSple1.2, whole genome shotgun sequence genome window below encodes:
- the LOC134805031 gene encoding uncharacterized protein LOC134805031, translating into MARTKITRRTYKLKQQQTENTPRTAESSLAEEPPQESSTSEPQYCPLIQAKTPEVPPALAAPTEILPTTEVLEPEKEILSKFNTSTIECQEDASTIKVQESVAVVEASSAITTKPQENSLDKNDDSLELVSVKLAEFYQSVLNELRVE; encoded by the exons ATGGCTCGAACGAAAATAACACGGCGCACATACAAATTGAAACAGCAGCAAACAGAAAATACCCCGAGAACAGCAGAGAGCTCGCTGGCAGAG GAGCCACCGCAAGAGTCGTCAACCAGTGAACCACAATATTGCCCCCTGATCCAGGCTAAAACACCAGAGGTGCCACCAGCACTGGCTGCCCCAACTGAAATATTGCCAACAACAGAAGTGCTGGAACCGGAGAAGGAAATTCTTTCCAAATTT aatacaTCAACTATCGAGTGCCAGGAAGATGCTTCTACTATAAAAGTGCAAGAGAGTGTCGCAGTTGTTGAAGCATCCTCTGCAATAACTACCAAACCACAAGAAAATTCCTTGGACAAGAATGACGACAGCTTAGAATTGGTAAGTGTTAAATTAGCCGAGTTTTACCAATCTGTACTCAACGAACTACGAGTAGAATAA